GGGCCGGATGAGTGGTAGCGCCTCTGTCCCGCTAGGAGCCCTCTACTCGCGAGAGCCAGCCCCTGTCGTGGAGCTACTGGAGCGCACAGCACCGGCGGTCATCTTGGGATACCCGAGCCTTCTACACCTGCTGGCCCAGGCGGTGTTGCGCGCAGGCAGACCGCTGCGAACCCTTCCACGGTGTGTCTTCTACCAGGCGGAGCACATGGGCGATGACACGCGTCAATTGATCGCCCAAGCCTTCGAGGCGCCCATCTTCTCGCGCTACGGGGCGGCGGAGTTCTCAGGGCTGATCGCTCAGACCTGCGAGCACGAGCGGTGGCACCTGAACGCAGAGGGGTTTGTTGTGGAGGTGTTGGGCGGGGAGCCGGGCGACCGGCAGGGGGCGTCGGTTTCAAGGGGCCGGTTGGTCATCACCGACCTGCGCAATCACGCCATGCCGTTAGTACGGTACGAGATTGGAGACATGGGTACGGCGGCAGGAGAGAAGAGGTGCCCGTGCGGGAGGACCCTGCCGCTTCTGGGCGAGATGGAAGGCCGGATCTGGGAGTGGGTGGTGACGACCGCGGGTCTCCGCATTCCGGCAATAGTCCTTCAGCGCGCAATTCGGCTGCACCTTGACCTGCTGTGGGAGTATCAATTCCGGCAGGACCGTCCCAAGGTGCTGGAGGTCGCGGTTGTGCCCGTCGGCGCCTACGGCGCAGACCGCAAGGAGGAGCTGGCCCGGCACCTGGAGGCGGCCCTGGGGGGCGGGATCACAGTGCGCGTGACGCCGGTTGAGCACATTCCGCGTGAGCCATCGGGCAAGCGACCCGTTATGAAGAGCACTCTCCACCAGGGGAGGTAGCTGAGTGTTGCGCAACGCCCTGATGAGGGGTCTCTTCGCCGTGGGATCGCGCCTGGTCCGCCGCCAGGCGCTGCGCGAACTCGATGTGCTCAGATGGGCCGAGAAGGCGGACCCTCTGGAACTGCGCACGCGGCAGGAAGCGCGGCTACGCGCCCTGATCCGCGCGGCCTACGACACCGTGCCTTACTACCGCCGGGTCATGGACCAGGCAGCGGTGTCGCCCGACGACATCCGCGGCATTGACGATCTTCCTCTTCTGCCCGTGCTGCTGCGGCGCGACATCAGGGCGCACCTAGATGCACTGGTGTCGACGCGGGTGAGCAAGAGAGATCTACTGCGCCGGGCGTCATCGGGAACAGCGGGCGCGCCTGTGTGGTTCTACCGCGACAGGCGCACCCTGCCGTTCGAGCGGGCCAGCCTCTGGCATGACCTCGGATGGGCCGGCGTCACGGCCGCCGACCCCACTCTCTTTGTCAGACGCCTGGTGGACAACCAGGGAGTTCGCAAGTGGACGCGGTGGAACTGGTTGGTCGGGAGCGCTTTCCTCCCTCCGGAGCTGCTCTACGCGTTGGCACCGGGGCCAGTTGCGGAGGCGGTGGAGAGGGCGGCGCCCGCGGTGATCTACGGCTATCCCAGCCTGCTGCACCTGCTGGCCCGGGCGATCCTCCGTTCCGGCAGGCCGCTGCGAACGCGTCCCCGCTGCGTCCTCTACGATGCGGAGCAGATGGGCGAGGACACTCGCGACCTGGTTCGGCAGGCCATCGGCGCGCCGATCTTCTCCCGATACGGGGCGCGTGAGTTCTCGGCCGGGGTGGCGAAGACCTGCGAACATGGGCGGTGGCACCTGAACACCGAAGGGTTCGTTGTGGAAGTTGTGAGCGGAGAGCCGGGCGAACCGCACGGAACGCCGGCGGCAAAGGGTCGTCTGGTCATTACCGATCTGCGCAACCACGCCATGCCGTTTGTGCGGTACGAGATCGGGGACGCTGGCGCAACAGGGGGGCAGGAGAAGTGCCCGTGCGGGAGGACCCTACCGGTCTTGGACGGGCTGGAGGGCCGGAGTTGGGAGTGGGTAGTCACGGCCTCCGGACTCAGAATCCCGATAACGATGATAGCGCCCATGGTTGTGGGGCTGCACGGGGATCTCCTGTGGGAGTACCAGTTCCGGCAGGACCGTCCCGAGGTGCTGGAGGTCGCAGTTGTGCCTGTCGGCGCCTACGGCGCAGACCGCAAGGAGGAGCTGGCCCGGCACCTGGAGGCGGCCCTGGGGGGCGGGATCACAGTGCGCGTGACGCCGGTTGAGCACATTCCGCGTGAGCCATCGGGCAAGCGACCCGTGATGAAGAGCACTCTCCACCAGGGGAGGTAGCGGTGTGGCGGGTAGCGGCGCAGGCGATCTGATGCGCGCCGGGCGTTCGGCCGGCATCAGGGGGCTGTTTCGGCTGGCGGCTCCTGGTGAGTTGCGCGCCAGGCAGGAGGCCAGACTGCGCGACCTGATCGCCTGGGCGTACTCTACGGTTCCGTACTACAAGCGGACGATGAACCAGGTGGGTGTTTCCCCGGCCGACATCAGGAGCATTGAGGACCTCCGCGCCCTTCCCATCCTCCGGCGCTCCGATATCAGGGCAGGAGCCCTTGAGATGGTCTCGCGGCAGGCCAGCGCTCGTGACTGGATGATCAAGTCCAGCTCTGGAACCACCGGCCTTCCGCTGCGCATCCACCGCGACCGTAGGACCTTTCCGTTCGAGCAGGCCAATCTCTGGCAGGCGCAGGAGTGGGCCGGCGTAACCCCGGCGGACAGGATGCTGATAGTAATGCCGCCTACGAACCAGCACGGCGACTCATACATTACCAGGCGGTGGTGCTGCTGCGCGCAGGCCGTCGGCTACCGACACGACCCCGGTGCGTGTTCTACAGCGGCGAGCAGATGGAAGAGGAGACACGCCAACTTCTCAATCAGACCTTCGGCTCTCCTGTCTTCTCGCGGTACGGGGCCACTGAACTCTGCGCCTCTGTTGCGCAGACGTGCGAGTTCGGGCGATGGCACCTCAACACTGAAGGGTTCATCGTGGAGATCGTGGCAGGGGAGCACGGCGATCCGGAGGGAGCGCCGGCAGCGAGCGGGCGGCTGCTCGTCACAGACCTGCGCAACCACGTGATGCCGATCATCCGATACGAGATCGGCGATCTGGTGACGGCCGGGGACGTCGTGGGCTGCCCCTGCGGCAGGACGTTGCCGCTGCTGGGCGGGCTTGAGGGGCGGGTCCCGGCTTTCATTATGACGCCGTCAGGACGCCGGGTCCCTGTGACGCTGCTCCGTCAGCCGGCCCGCAGGTGCCAGGAGATCTTCCATGAGTACCAGTTCAGACAGGACCGCCCGGATGAGCTGATGATGTTCCTCGTGCCAACCGCGGCCTACACGCGGGAAGCAGCCGAGGGATTGGCTCAGGTTCTGACGGCTGCCCTCGCAGGCGAGGTGTCGGTGGTCGTCGAGGCGGTCGAACGCATCGCCCGCGAGCCCTCGGGCAAGCGCCCTCTTCTGAAGACCACAATCACAGGCGCCTCGCTCACCGGCTCCGACAAGGCCGCGGCGCGAGGCCTGTGAAAGGCGCAATCCGTGACGGCATGCGTGCCCTCGGAATCCGACACCTACGACCTGGCCCCGGCCGTCGAGATCGCCCGGCTCCTACGCGACCGGTACTGCGGCGGGCACGGCCTCCTGGCGCGCACCGTGGATGTCCGTCGCGGACGCATCCTCGACCCCAGTCCGACCATTGACGATCTGGGGGATTACGTGCAGTACGTGCACGAACTCGGGCAGATCACAGGTGACAGCGCTTTGTGCGAGTGGGCAAGGGGCCAGGTTCTGGAGGCGCTGCGCCTGACTCAGGCCCCAAGCGGGCTCATTCAGAGCCTGGCGCTCTGCGCTGGTCTGCGCGGGCGCGTTCACAGGGTCCTGTATTCCAACCTGGCCGCGGTAGATACCCTGTGGGGGCTGGTCGAGTCGCTGCGCACCTGGGGGAAGGGAGTGATCTCATCCGAGGTCGGGCGCTTCATGGCATGTGTCCGGCTTCTGGCAGCCGGCCGCGGCGGGCTCCCGGTCTATGCGGTACTCCCCTGCAAACCCGTGCGCCTCCACCTTCCGCTAGGCAGCCCGATGCTGGCCGGCGCGTGGATCGAGGGCCTCGTCAAGGTCTATGAGGTCAACGGCAATGAGGCCCTCCTGTACTGGGCTACGGAAATGGCACAGGCGGTGCTGGCCTTGCCGAAGTTCCGTGCCCATGGACTTCTTCCCGTGCGATTTCCAACCAGCGTATTGGGCGACGTTATCGTTCCTATGCTGGACCTGGCTTTCAGGGCGCGCGGGCGTCCGGGGTTTGGGGATAGTGTTGTTGCCAAGGGGGACGCGTTCTTCGTCTTTGGGTTGCTCGCCCTCCACAGGGCGAAGGGCCACGAATGGGTCCGGGATGCCGTCCTGCGCTGGAAGCACTCCGCGCTCGACACAATGACGGCGCAGGATGGTCGGTTCTACGACGTGCGGTCAGCACGAGGCGCGCCGAGGGATGTCTCGCTGTTCTCGAACAACACGTGGATGGAGCTACTCCTCGACATCTTCCACGACATGGGCGATGAGGAGTGCCTGCTCGCCGCGTGCCGCGCAGCCCATGCCTGGTTGCGACGGCGAACCGCGGTAGGGTTGATACCGAACCGGGACACAGACGGATTCGCCGCGCTCGACCCGCTCGTGGACCTCGCCGTGAACCTGCTCAAGCTCGAGCAACTGACGGCGGATGGCAAGTGGGGGGAGGAGGCGGCGCTGGTTTCCTCGGCGCTGGAACGGCACTACCGCCAGCCGTATGGACTGGCTTGGAAGGTAGACGCGCGTACCGGAAAGGCAGCCGTCACGGAGATCTGGACGAAATACCTCGGCCTCTACCTCAAGCTGCGGCTGGTTCTCAATCGCGTGCGCGCTCAGGGAGCGCGCATCTTCGCAGACCCCCACCTGCGATCCCTGGCCACAGACCGGTAGGGCGAGCGCCTCGGACCCTGCCTAGAATTCGCGCATCTTGGGCACAACATTCCTAATAGAGAATCGGTTGCAGCCCCCGATCCCTGATGCCGGAGGGGATAGGTCAATGGACCCTGAGATGACAGCCGACGTCGCGCGGCTGCTTTCCGCCTTGCTTGATGAAAAGGCCTGGTTTCGTCGCGGCCTCTCGGATGGCCGCCTTGCCGATCTGACAGGGATGCCTCTGCATCATGCTGTGATCGCGCGCGTGGAGGCGGAGGCGCAGGGGCTCGTGGAGCGGCGGGACGTTGGCACCGACCATGCGGTCACGATGCTGACGCCGCTGGGCGTCGCCTCGGCGCACGGCCTACTGCCGCGCACCGAGGAGCCGACCGAGGAGCCCACGGACGAGCCGCCCCGCGACGATTGAGACGCCTCCCGGCGCTGTGCTACAATCTGCGGTGACGCGTGGTGGCCGTAGCTCAGCCTGGCAGAGCGCCTGACTGTGGCTCAGGAAGTCGCGGGTTCAAATCCCGTCGGTCACCCCAACACGGCTCCTGGAACGTGGGAATGTAGGCGGGAACTTATAGAAGGGACGCGGGGTTCACCCGCGTCCCTTCTGTACATTCGGACCGGTTCGCGCCCGGCACAGAGTGCGCAAGGCACAGCGCACTCGGCGCCCCGCCCGGCAGTCTAGAAGTCCTCGTCAGGCATGCCGCCGGCACCCGGCATGGGGGCCGCGCCCTTCTTCTTCTCGCGCTTCTCGACCACGATCGCCTCGGTGGTCAGCAGCATCCCGGCCACTGAGGCGGCGTTCTGCAGCGCCAGGCGCGTGACCTTGGTCGGATCCACGATCCCGGCCTTGATCATGTCCTTGTACTCGCCCATTGCGACGTCGTAGCCGGTGTTGCCCTTCTCCTTCTTGATGCGCTCGACTACCAGCGACCCTTCCCCGCCGGCGTTGTGCACGAGTTGTCGCGTTGGCTCCTCCAGGGCGCGGCGCACCAGGCTGACTCCGATCTGCTCGTCGCCGCCGTCCGAGATGCCGTCGAGCCGCGATAGCGCCCGCAGGAGCGCAACCCCGCCGCCTGGCACGATGCCTTCCTCTACGGCGGCCTTGGTGGCGTTGAGCGCGTCCTCGAAGCGGTGCTTCTTCTCCTTCATCTCGGTCTCGGTCGCGGCGCCGACCTTGATCTCGGCGACGCCCCCGCCCAGCTTCGCCAGGCGCTCCTGCAGCTTCTCGCGGTCGTAGTCGCTGGTCGTGTCCTGGATCTCCTTCTTGATCTGCGCGACGCGGCCATCAATGTCGGCCTTGGAGCCCTTGCCGCCGACGAGCGTCGTCTCCTCCTTCGTTGCCTTCACCTTGTCGGCCCGGCCGAGCAGCTCCAGCTCCGCGGTGTCAAGCTTGATCCCGATATCATCCGAGATGACCTTGGCGCCGGTCAGGACCGCCATGTCCCCGAGCATGGCCTTGCGGCGGTCGCCGTAGCCAGGGGCCTTCACTGCCAGGCTGTGCAGGACGCCCCGGAGCTTGTTGACCACCAGGGTTGCCAGCGCTTCACCTTCAACGTCCTCCGCCACGACGACGAGCGGCCTGCCCGTCCGGATCACCTTCTCCATCAGTGGCACTATGTCGCGGGCGGCGCTGATCTTCTTCTCGGTGAGCAGGATATAGGGGTTTTCGAGGACGGTCTCCATCTTGTCGGGGTCGGTGATGAAGTACGGCGATATGTAGCCGCGGTCGAACTGCATGCCCTCGACCACCTCGACCGTGGTCTCGATGCC
This DNA window, taken from Armatimonadota bacterium, encodes the following:
- a CDS encoding phenylacetate--CoA ligase family protein, whose protein sequence is MRTALMHGLFALGSRLVRRQARRELAALRWAEQADPMVLRARQEARLRALIRWAYDTVPYYRQAMDEAGVSPGDIRGLGDLPLLPVLRRRDVKKHLDALTSERASKRDLLPVVTSGTSAEPLGIYRDRRTVPFEQATRWHSLGWAGMTPAASHLMLTMDRVSVHAPRVSWWGRMSGSASVPLGALYSREPAPVVELLERTAPAVILGYPSLLHLLAQAVLRAGRPLRTLPRCVFYQAEHMGDDTRQLIAQAFEAPIFSRYGAAEFSGLIAQTCEHERWHLNAEGFVVEVLGGEPGDRQGASVSRGRLVITDLRNHAMPLVRYEIGDMGTAAGEKRCPCGRTLPLLGEMEGRIWEWVVTTAGLRIPAIVLQRAIRLHLDLLWEYQFRQDRPKVLEVAVVPVGAYGADRKEELARHLEAALGGGITVRVTPVEHIPREPSGKRPVMKSTLHQGR
- a CDS encoding phenylacetate--CoA ligase family protein, whose protein sequence is MLRNALMRGLFAVGSRLVRRQALRELDVLRWAEKADPLELRTRQEARLRALIRAAYDTVPYYRRVMDQAAVSPDDIRGIDDLPLLPVLLRRDIRAHLDALVSTRVSKRDLLRRASSGTAGAPVWFYRDRRTLPFERASLWHDLGWAGVTAADPTLFVRRLVDNQGVRKWTRWNWLVGSAFLPPELLYALAPGPVAEAVERAAPAVIYGYPSLLHLLARAILRSGRPLRTRPRCVLYDAEQMGEDTRDLVRQAIGAPIFSRYGAREFSAGVAKTCEHGRWHLNTEGFVVEVVSGEPGEPHGTPAAKGRLVITDLRNHAMPFVRYEIGDAGATGGQEKCPCGRTLPVLDGLEGRSWEWVVTASGLRIPITMIAPMVVGLHGDLLWEYQFRQDRPEVLEVAVVPVGAYGADRKEELARHLEAALGGGITVRVTPVEHIPREPSGKRPVMKSTLHQGR
- the groL gene encoding chaperonin GroEL; amino-acid sequence: MPAKQLLYDENARRALERGVERVASAVKITLGPKGRNVVLEKKWGSPTITKDGVTVAKEIELEDPTENMGAQLVKEVASKTNDAAGDGTTTATVLAWAMVREGLKNVAAGANPMLIKRGIDKAVDAVVGAIKEASIQIEDRREIAHVAGIAANDAEIGETIADAMDKVGKDGVITIEEGKGIETTVEVVEGMQFDRGYISPYFITDPDKMETVLENPYILLTEKKISAARDIVPLMEKVIRTGRPLVVVAEDVEGEALATLVVNKLRGVLHSLAVKAPGYGDRRKAMLGDMAVLTGAKVISDDIGIKLDTAELELLGRADKVKATKEETTLVGGKGSKADIDGRVAQIKKEIQDTTSDYDREKLQERLAKLGGGVAEIKVGAATETEMKEKKHRFEDALNATKAAVEEGIVPGGGVALLRALSRLDGISDGGDEQIGVSLVRRALEEPTRQLVHNAGGEGSLVVERIKKEKGNTGYDVAMGEYKDMIKAGIVDPTKVTRLALQNAASVAGMLLTTEAIVVEKREKKKGAAPMPGAGGMPDEDF